A single window of Chitinophaga sp. XS-30 DNA harbors:
- a CDS encoding PleD family two-component system response regulator, which translates to MNKILLVEDDEVMPKIIERILHKEEYQIDHVVNGKEAFQKLEETQYGYDLIITDLMMPYANGFEILSKVKSRKEGKPIAVLIVSNASNEDMILEGFKLGADDFLKKPVLPGELLIRVKRLLMQYK; encoded by the coding sequence ATGAACAAAATTTTATTGGTCGAGGATGACGAAGTCATGCCCAAAATCATCGAGCGGATACTGCACAAGGAGGAATACCAGATAGATCATGTTGTTAACGGAAAAGAGGCCTTTCAGAAGCTGGAAGAGACGCAATATGGCTATGATCTTATCATTACAGACCTCATGATGCCCTATGCGAACGGGTTCGAGATACTCAGCAAGGTAAAAAGCCGGAAAGAAGGTAAACCAATTGCCGTTTTAATTGTTTCTAATGCAAGTAACGAAGATATGATCCTGGAAGGATTCAAGCTCGGAGCGGATGATTTTCTGAAAAAACCTGTGCTTCCCGGCGAACTGCTGATCCGGGTAAAAAGGTTGCTGATGCAGTACAAGTAA